From Zhongshania aliphaticivorans, one genomic window encodes:
- the cofE gene encoding coenzyme F420-0:L-glutamate ligase: MTQGALTLHAVPGIPLVEPGDDLCALVLSALDQANLPLQDGDVLVLAQKIVSKSEGRYAFLNSVEPSPEAHALALECDKDPRHMEVLLSESRAVLRRRPGVVIVEHKLGYVHANAGIDRSNIQNDDGNPRLLLLPENPDASAQRLREALAEKTGAQLNIIINDSAGRAWRNGSLGFAIGTAGFEPVENRIGEQDLFGRALEITEVAVADELAAAASFLMGQGSEAMPLVLIRGAKLRPSNGGSASLIRDRDKDMFR, encoded by the coding sequence ATGACGCAAGGCGCTTTGACATTACATGCGGTGCCGGGTATTCCCCTGGTCGAACCTGGCGACGATCTTTGCGCGCTGGTACTAAGTGCGCTAGATCAAGCAAACTTGCCGCTGCAAGACGGCGATGTCTTGGTACTCGCTCAAAAAATTGTCTCGAAATCTGAGGGACGCTACGCCTTTTTAAATAGCGTGGAACCCAGCCCCGAGGCGCATGCCTTAGCGCTTGAGTGTGATAAAGACCCTCGTCATATGGAGGTTTTATTAAGCGAGTCGCGTGCAGTTCTGCGTCGTCGACCAGGGGTGGTTATTGTTGAACATAAGTTAGGCTATGTTCATGCTAACGCCGGTATTGATCGCTCTAATATTCAAAATGATGACGGCAACCCTCGTTTGCTGCTGCTACCAGAGAACCCGGATGCCAGCGCCCAGCGCCTGCGCGAGGCACTGGCTGAGAAAACGGGTGCACAGCTTAATATTATTATTAATGACAGCGCAGGGCGAGCTTGGCGCAATGGCAGCCTCGGCTTTGCCATAGGCACGGCAGGTTTTGAACCGGTAGAAAATCGTATTGGTGAGCAGGATCTCTTCGGTCGTGCCCTCGAGATTACCGAAGTGGCGGTTGCCGATGAACTCGCCGCCGCGGCATCTTTTTTGATGGGGCAGGGTAGTGAGGCAATGCCATTGGTATTGATTCGGGGCGCTAAATTGCGTCCCTCAAATGGTGGTTCGGCCTCATTAATTCGCGACCGAGATAAGGACATGTTTCGCTAA
- the npdG gene encoding NADPH-dependent F420 reductase: MSEIKPVVAILGGTGGLGTGLARRWAEAGYQIIIGSRSQDKAEEAAADLRTLMQARGAGQVQVLAMDNVAAAKAADIAALTVPFAHHASTLLSVKEALQGKILIDVTVPLVPPKVARVQLPAEGSAGQIAQNLLGEGVNVVSAFQNVAAVHLQDGQGLECDVLVCGDNKEARAAVIELVEAAGLRGFHAGSIANAAAVEAMTSLLIFINKQYKCHAGIKLTGLDR, encoded by the coding sequence ATGAGCGAGATCAAACCAGTTGTTGCGATTTTAGGCGGAACCGGGGGCTTGGGAACGGGCTTGGCTCGGCGCTGGGCCGAAGCGGGCTACCAAATTATTATTGGTTCCCGTAGCCAAGATAAAGCCGAGGAAGCCGCTGCAGATTTGCGCACCCTTATGCAGGCGCGCGGAGCTGGGCAAGTGCAGGTGTTGGCGATGGATAATGTTGCCGCGGCAAAAGCGGCAGACATCGCCGCCCTTACGGTGCCGTTCGCTCACCACGCCAGTACTCTGTTAAGCGTCAAAGAAGCTTTGCAGGGAAAAATTTTAATCGATGTTACCGTGCCGCTTGTGCCGCCGAAAGTGGCGAGAGTACAGCTACCTGCAGAGGGCTCCGCTGGCCAAATTGCGCAAAATCTATTGGGCGAAGGGGTTAATGTGGTGTCTGCATTTCAGAATGTTGCTGCGGTGCATCTGCAAGATGGTCAAGGCCTGGAATGCGATGTTCTCGTCTGCGGTGATAATAAAGAGGCGCGCGCGGCAGTAATCGAATTGGTTGAAGCCGCTGGCTTGCGTGGCTTTCATGCCGGCAGTATCGCCAATGCGGCGGCAGTGGAGGCGATGACCTCGCTGCTCATTTTTATCAATAAGCAGTATAAGTGTCACGCCGGAATTAAACTAACAGGTCTGGATCGCTGA